Proteins co-encoded in one Actinomadura luteofluorescens genomic window:
- the rpoD gene encoding RNA polymerase sigma factor RpoD, with protein sequence MLPSEAPSVDQVADLVARGRERGGVTVEDVAAALDRSDLPDDSLERVVRMLAEQGVEVLESQQETEDVTRADEGDLGKRAPTSDLVRIYLREIGRVPLLTAEDEVELAKSIEAGLFAEEKMARTAVLARGELLDLELLSREGARAKQRLIEANLRLVVSIAKRYVGRGMLFLDLIQEGNLGLIRAVEKFDYTKGFKFSTYATWWIRQAITRAIADQARTIRIPVHMVETINKLVRVQRQMHQDLGREPSPEEIGLEMGLSPVRVVEIQRIAQEPVSLQSPIGEEDSDLGDFIEDADAVVPMEAAAFILLQDQLEDILATLSEREQRIIQLRFGLVDGHPRTLEEVGREFGVTRERIRQIESKTLAKLRHPSRAQMLREYLD encoded by the coding sequence GTGCTGCCAAGCGAGGCGCCATCGGTTGATCAGGTGGCGGACCTCGTCGCACGCGGCAGAGAGCGCGGCGGTGTGACCGTCGAGGACGTCGCTGCCGCGCTCGATCGCTCGGACTTGCCGGACGACTCGCTGGAGCGGGTCGTCCGGATGCTCGCAGAGCAGGGGGTGGAGGTCCTCGAGTCTCAGCAGGAGACCGAGGACGTCACGCGAGCGGATGAGGGAGACCTCGGCAAGCGGGCGCCGACGAGCGACCTGGTTCGGATCTACCTGAGAGAGATCGGTCGCGTACCGCTGCTCACGGCAGAAGATGAGGTAGAACTCGCGAAATCGATCGAGGCGGGACTGTTCGCCGAGGAGAAGATGGCGCGCACCGCCGTCCTCGCCCGCGGCGAACTGCTCGACCTCGAACTGCTCTCCCGCGAGGGGGCGCGGGCGAAGCAACGGCTGATCGAGGCCAATCTCCGGCTCGTGGTCTCGATCGCCAAACGCTACGTCGGCAGGGGAATGCTGTTCCTCGACCTGATCCAGGAGGGAAATCTCGGACTCATCCGCGCGGTCGAGAAATTCGACTACACCAAGGGGTTCAAGTTCTCGACGTACGCCACCTGGTGGATCCGGCAGGCGATCACCCGGGCGATCGCCGACCAGGCCCGGACGATCCGCATCCCGGTGCACATGGTGGAGACGATCAACAAGCTGGTCCGCGTGCAGCGCCAGATGCACCAGGACCTCGGCCGGGAGCCGAGCCCCGAGGAGATCGGCCTGGAGATGGGCCTGTCGCCCGTCCGGGTCGTGGAGATCCAGCGCATCGCGCAGGAGCCGGTCTCGCTGCAGTCCCCGATCGGCGAGGAGGACTCCGACCTCGGCGACTTCATCGAGGACGCCGACGCCGTGGTGCCGATGGAGGCCGCGGCGTTCATCCTGCTGCAGGACCAGCTGGAGGACATCCTCGCCACGCTGTCGGAACGGGAGCAGCGCATCATCCAGCTGCGCTTCGGCCTGGTCGACGGCCACCCGCGCACCCTGGAGGAGGTGGGGCGCGAGTTCGGCGTGACGAGGGAGCGGATCCGCCAGATCGAGTCCAAGACGCTGGCGAAGCTGCGCCACCCGTCCCGGGCCCAGATGCTCCGCGAGTATCTGGACTGA
- the dnaG gene encoding DNA primase yields MAGRIRNEDIALVRERSSIADVIGEYLQLRSAGGGNLKGLCPFHDEKSPSFNVTPSRGLYFCFGCEAGGDVIKFVQEIEHLTFTESVERLAVQAGIQLRYEEGGGRGPRQDGGQRARLIEAHRAAAEYYAEQLNSAAGAPGRTFLSERGFEAADAERFGVGFAPREWEGLVRHLRGRGFADRDIVAGGLAKEGRRGPMDRFRGRLMWPIRDLSGDVIGFGARRLFEDDDGPKYLNTPESPLFHKSSVLYGADLAKKEIARRRQAVVVEGYTDVMACHLAGVPTAIATCGTAFGDEHIKVLRRLLMDQDEFRGEVIFTFDGDAAGRKAALRAFDDEQKFVSQTFVAVQPDGLDPCDLRIRHGDAAVRDLVASRLPLFEFAVRSAIEQHDLDTVEGRLGALDAAAPVVAAIKDRSRRHMYAVNLDRWLGIMDEQFVLRRVRELANRAHGRAQAGNGRGQNGNGRFQNGNGRAGPAGENGRGGAAEPQAPSRPAFDPGDPEVQRERELLKMAVQRPALLGPAFDEVPVEAFIAPPHAAVRAVIAEAGGVAAAGNTAEWIVLLLERAPNDQVRDLLTKLGVEPVRSAQESDDRYAVELLARIQERQLTRMIANVKSKLGRLNPVEAAEEYNRLFGDLVALEQQRRVLRERGLGSQ; encoded by the coding sequence GTGGCAGGCCGGATTCGCAATGAGGACATCGCGCTCGTACGGGAGCGCTCGTCCATCGCCGACGTGATCGGCGAGTACCTGCAGCTGCGCAGCGCGGGCGGCGGCAACCTCAAGGGCCTGTGCCCGTTCCATGATGAGAAGTCCCCGTCGTTCAACGTGACGCCCTCGCGCGGGCTGTACTTCTGCTTCGGCTGCGAGGCGGGCGGCGACGTCATCAAGTTCGTCCAGGAGATCGAGCACCTCACCTTCACCGAGTCGGTGGAGCGGCTCGCCGTCCAGGCCGGGATCCAGCTGCGCTACGAGGAGGGCGGCGGGCGGGGCCCCCGGCAGGACGGCGGTCAGCGCGCCCGGCTGATCGAGGCGCACCGGGCGGCCGCCGAGTACTACGCCGAGCAGCTGAACTCCGCCGCCGGCGCGCCCGGCCGCACGTTCCTGTCCGAGCGCGGCTTCGAGGCCGCCGACGCCGAGCGCTTCGGCGTCGGGTTCGCCCCCCGCGAGTGGGAGGGCCTCGTCAGGCATCTGCGCGGGCGCGGCTTCGCCGACCGCGACATCGTCGCCGGGGGGCTGGCCAAGGAGGGGCGGCGCGGCCCGATGGACCGGTTCCGCGGCCGGCTGATGTGGCCGATCCGCGACCTGTCCGGCGACGTCATCGGGTTCGGCGCGCGCCGCCTCTTCGAGGACGACGACGGCCCCAAGTACCTCAACACCCCCGAGTCGCCGCTCTTCCACAAGAGCTCGGTGCTGTACGGCGCCGACCTCGCCAAGAAGGAGATCGCCCGGCGGCGGCAGGCCGTGGTGGTCGAGGGCTACACCGATGTGATGGCCTGCCACCTGGCGGGCGTCCCGACGGCCATCGCCACCTGCGGCACGGCGTTCGGCGACGAGCACATCAAGGTGCTGCGCCGCCTGCTGATGGACCAGGACGAGTTCCGCGGCGAGGTGATCTTCACCTTCGACGGCGACGCGGCCGGGCGCAAGGCGGCGCTGCGCGCCTTCGACGACGAGCAGAAGTTCGTGTCCCAGACGTTCGTGGCCGTCCAGCCGGACGGCCTCGACCCGTGCGACCTGCGCATCCGGCACGGCGACGCGGCGGTGCGCGACCTCGTGGCGTCCCGGCTGCCGCTGTTCGAGTTCGCGGTGCGCAGCGCGATCGAGCAGCACGACCTCGACACGGTCGAGGGCCGGCTCGGCGCGCTGGACGCGGCCGCCCCGGTCGTCGCGGCCATCAAGGACCGCTCCCGCCGCCACATGTACGCGGTCAACCTCGACCGCTGGCTCGGCATCATGGACGAGCAGTTCGTGCTGCGCCGCGTCCGCGAACTGGCCAACCGGGCGCACGGCCGCGCCCAGGCGGGAAACGGCCGCGGCCAGAACGGGAACGGGCGCTTCCAGAACGGCAACGGCCGCGCGGGCCCCGCCGGTGAGAACGGGCGGGGCGGCGCCGCGGAGCCCCAGGCGCCGTCGCGCCCCGCGTTCGACCCCGGCGATCCCGAGGTCCAGCGCGAGCGCGAGTTGCTGAAGATGGCGGTCCAGCGCCCGGCGCTGCTCGGCCCGGCGTTCGACGAGGTCCCGGTCGAGGCGTTCATCGCGCCCCCGCACGCGGCCGTGCGAGCGGTGATCGCCGAGGCGGGGGGCGTCGCCGCGGCGGGGAACACCGCGGAGTGGATCGTGCTCCTGCTGGAGCGGGCGCCGAACGACCAGGTCAGGGATCTGCTCACCAAGCTCGGGGTGGAACCCGTCCGCTCCGCCCAAGAATCGGACGACCGTTACGCGGTGGAATTGCTGGCCAGAATCCAGGAGCGCCAGCTCACACGCATGATCGCGAACGTGAAATCTAAACTCGGGCGGCTGAATCCGGTCGAAGCGGCCGAGGAGTACAACCGGCTCTTCGGTGATCTTGTCGCGCTTGAGCAGCAGAGACGGGTGTTGCGGGAGCGAGGACTTGGGTCGCAATAG
- a CDS encoding M20/M25/M40 family metallo-hydrolase, translated as MPDSPPPVSRRAFLHRTGAGAVLLAGGVLAGGTAAAAPAGRSALAGPARGPAPADLDPLALLQKMISFDTQNFGEGGVTRPYAEMLKGVWDSAGVPAQIIPTPKKDNVHLIARIEGTTAAPPLLLLGHSDVVPVERDKWSVDPFAGTVRNGEVYGRGALDMKGANSANISALLRHVKEGGRFDRDIIVLTDCDEEAGQYGSHWLAEHHWDKINAGMVLTEGGWFLAQKDRRTPMLITVTRQDKVYFNLDLAAGGTATHSSKPNPDSAIARLSRAVTDIDTWLAPVALTPVTREYFGALAKATDDRPLERALRLLLSARSQQARERAAALVVKRSSYPWLHQALLRTTHAFVIEDAGYKENVIPSKATLRLNCRGVPGGQRPRDFLAAIRRRLADRDVTVTLAGNPGESEEDALKRLDETWAKPPSSLDSPLFEAIGDAAARTYPDAVFAPALFEAGTSLSPWTSKGVPGYGVYPYVVDNDQLIAMHGNDERIAVEALKQGTEFMYRLFGRFRVG; from the coding sequence ATGCCCGACTCCCCACCCCCCGTCAGCCGCCGCGCCTTCCTGCACCGCACCGGCGCGGGCGCCGTCCTGCTCGCGGGCGGCGTGCTGGCGGGCGGCACCGCCGCCGCCGCGCCCGCCGGCCGGTCCGCCCTCGCCGGCCCCGCCCGCGGGCCCGCGCCCGCCGATCTCGACCCGCTCGCCCTGCTGCAGAAGATGATCTCGTTCGACACCCAGAACTTCGGGGAGGGCGGCGTCACCCGGCCCTACGCCGAGATGCTCAAGGGCGTCTGGGACTCGGCGGGGGTCCCCGCCCAGATCATCCCCACGCCGAAGAAGGACAACGTCCACCTCATCGCCCGGATCGAGGGGACCACCGCGGCGCCGCCGCTGCTCCTGCTCGGACATTCCGATGTCGTTCCGGTGGAACGTGACAAATGGTCGGTCGACCCGTTCGCCGGAACCGTTCGCAACGGCGAGGTCTACGGCCGCGGCGCCCTGGACATGAAGGGCGCCAACTCCGCGAACATCAGCGCCCTGCTCCGGCACGTCAAGGAGGGCGGGCGGTTCGACCGCGACATCATCGTCCTCACCGACTGCGACGAGGAGGCCGGGCAGTACGGCTCCCACTGGCTGGCCGAGCATCACTGGGACAAGATCAACGCGGGCATGGTGCTCACCGAGGGCGGCTGGTTCCTCGCCCAGAAGGACCGGCGGACGCCGATGCTCATCACGGTGACCCGCCAGGACAAGGTCTACTTCAACCTCGACCTCGCCGCCGGCGGCACCGCCACCCACTCCTCCAAGCCCAACCCCGACTCGGCCATCGCCAGGCTCTCCCGCGCCGTCACCGACATCGACACCTGGCTCGCGCCGGTCGCGCTCACCCCCGTCACCCGGGAGTACTTCGGCGCGCTGGCCAAGGCCACCGACGACCGGCCGCTCGAACGGGCGCTGCGGCTGCTGCTGTCCGCCCGGTCCCAGCAGGCCCGCGAGCGGGCGGCCGCGCTCGTCGTCAAGCGCAGCTCCTACCCGTGGCTGCACCAGGCCCTCCTCCGCACGACGCACGCCTTCGTGATCGAGGACGCGGGGTACAAGGAGAACGTCATCCCGTCCAAGGCCACGCTGCGCCTCAACTGCCGCGGCGTCCCCGGCGGCCAGCGGCCGCGCGACTTCCTGGCCGCCATCCGGCGGCGCCTCGCCGACCGCGACGTGACCGTCACGCTCGCGGGCAACCCGGGGGAGTCGGAGGAGGACGCCCTCAAGCGGCTGGACGAGACCTGGGCCAAGCCGCCGTCGAGCCTGGACTCGCCGCTGTTCGAGGCCATCGGCGACGCCGCCGCCAGGACCTACCCGGACGCGGTCTTCGCGCCCGCCCTGTTCGAGGCCGGGACGAGCCTGTCGCCCTGGACCTCCAAGGGCGTCCCCGGATACGGCGTCTACCCCTACGTCGTCGACAACGACCAGCTGATCGCGATGCACGGCAACGACGAGCGCATCGCCGTCGAGGCCCTCAAGCAGGGCACGGAGTTCATGTACCGGCTCTTCGGCCGCTTCCGGGTGGGCTGA